The following proteins are encoded in a genomic region of Bradyrhizobium sp. SK17:
- a CDS encoding DUF6157 family protein: MAKVQHSTNCFNTLIRVAEDCPAQHGEEPQLRGGQPTVAVLQYRMLSGAPYRHTSDDVVFATSSAGRALDPKATKKERKAARETFFSRGQACMRASPLGKRFGWGVHADADGRIAIYAVDSKRYQALAGDPEVAQTRAMRSKRG, translated from the coding sequence ATGGCGAAAGTCCAGCACAGCACCAATTGCTTCAACACGCTGATCCGCGTCGCGGAGGATTGCCCGGCGCAGCACGGCGAGGAGCCGCAGCTGCGCGGCGGCCAGCCGACGGTCGCCGTGCTGCAATACCGGATGCTGTCCGGCGCGCCCTATAGACACACCTCCGACGACGTGGTGTTCGCGACGTCGTCGGCCGGCCGCGCGCTTGATCCAAAGGCCACGAAGAAGGAACGCAAAGCGGCACGCGAGACCTTCTTCTCGCGCGGCCAGGCCTGCATGCGCGCCTCGCCGCTCGGCAAGCGTTTCGGTTGGGGCGTGCATGCCGACGCCGATGGCCGCATCGCGATCTACGCCGTCGACAGCAAGCGCTACCAGGCGCTCGCCGGCGATCCCGAGGTCGCGCAGACACGCGCGATGCGGAGCAAGCGAGGCTGA
- a CDS encoding glutathione S-transferase family protein, giving the protein MTTTDGVTLFYSPQTRATGARVLLEELGAPYDLHVLNMKAGEQRNDAYLAVNPLGKVPAIRHGDALVTEQVAIFIYLADLFPQAGLTPALHDPRRGPYLRWIAYYGSSFEPAVIDHFMKRTPAPTTQSPYADYDTMLGALESQLAKGPYLLGEQITAADILWGMAFNWTMMFGIVPKRDVFVRYAERIAARPAFQLISKADDEMAAQHAVAAGM; this is encoded by the coding sequence ATGACCACTACCGACGGTGTCACGCTGTTTTACTCGCCGCAGACCCGCGCCACCGGCGCCCGCGTGCTGCTGGAGGAGCTCGGCGCGCCCTACGATCTGCACGTCCTCAACATGAAGGCGGGCGAGCAGCGCAACGACGCCTATCTCGCCGTCAATCCGCTGGGCAAGGTGCCGGCGATCCGCCATGGCGATGCGCTGGTGACCGAGCAGGTCGCGATCTTCATCTATCTCGCCGATCTGTTTCCGCAAGCAGGCCTGACGCCGGCGCTGCACGACCCGCGCCGCGGCCCCTATCTGCGCTGGATCGCCTATTACGGCTCGTCGTTCGAGCCGGCGGTGATCGACCATTTCATGAAGCGCACGCCGGCGCCGACCACGCAGTCGCCCTATGCCGATTACGATACCATGCTGGGTGCGTTGGAATCGCAGCTCGCGAAGGGACCGTACCTGCTCGGCGAACAGATCACGGCAGCCGACATCCTCTGGGGCATGGCGTTCAACTGGACCATGATGTTCGGCATCGTGCCGAAACGGGACGTCTTCGTCCGCTATGCCGAACGCATCGCCGCGCGGCCGGCGTTCCAGCTGATATCGAAGGCTGACGACGAGATGGCGGCGCAGCATGCTGTGGCCGCCGGAATGTGA
- a CDS encoding YafY family protein gives MRASRLFSILTTLQAKGQVTAPELAEACEVSVRTIYRDIDALAAAGVPVYADRGAEGGYRLLDGYRVRLNGLSQGEAEALFMAGLPGPAAALGLDAAMAAAQTKLMAALPENLRPNARGMQQRFHLDAPGWFGETEEPTHLRAIAGAVLRENLIEIRYQSWKSERRRRLAPLGLVLKGGSWYVAGLVDDTVRTYRVARVLDCIVLEMPFARPADFDLAAYWHTSIERLEAELHPNQATVRLSPLGLKLFDALAHPYVKARIRLADGTDADGWRAATIPVGKTVWHAASELLRLGAEVEVIAPDGLREKMAELTGAMAARYADAPPRRVAGRKG, from the coding sequence ATGCGCGCGAGCCGGCTGTTTTCCATCCTCACCACCCTGCAGGCCAAGGGGCAGGTCACCGCGCCTGAACTGGCGGAAGCCTGCGAGGTCTCGGTGCGCACCATCTATCGCGACATCGATGCGCTCGCCGCCGCCGGCGTCCCTGTCTATGCCGATCGCGGCGCCGAGGGCGGCTACCGCCTGCTCGACGGCTATCGCGTCCGGCTCAACGGGTTGTCGCAGGGCGAGGCCGAGGCGCTGTTCATGGCCGGCCTGCCCGGACCTGCCGCCGCGCTCGGCCTCGACGCGGCGATGGCGGCGGCGCAGACCAAGCTGATGGCGGCGCTGCCGGAGAATCTGCGCCCCAATGCGCGGGGCATGCAGCAGCGCTTCCATCTCGACGCGCCCGGCTGGTTCGGCGAGACCGAGGAGCCGACGCATCTGCGCGCCATCGCCGGCGCGGTGCTGCGCGAGAACCTGATCGAGATTCGCTACCAGAGCTGGAAGTCCGAGAGACGGCGGCGCCTCGCGCCACTCGGCCTCGTGCTGAAGGGCGGCAGCTGGTACGTTGCAGGCTTGGTCGACGACACCGTGCGCACCTATCGCGTCGCGCGCGTGCTGGATTGCATAGTCCTGGAGATGCCGTTCGCGCGGCCGGCGGATTTCGACCTCGCCGCCTACTGGCACACGTCGATCGAGCGGCTCGAGGCCGAGCTGCATCCGAACCAGGCCACGGTGCGGCTGTCGCCGCTCGGGCTGAAGTTGTTCGATGCGCTGGCGCATCCTTACGTGAAAGCCCGGATCCGGCTTGCCGATGGCACCGATGCCGACGGCTGGCGCGCCGCCACCATCCCGGTCGGCAAGACGGTATGGCATGCGGCAAGCGAACTGCTGCGGCTCGGCGCCGAGGTCGAGGTGATCGCACCCGACGGGCTGCGCGAGAAGATGGCCGAACTGACCGGCGCGATGGCCGCGCGCTATGCCGATGCGCCGCCGCGCCGCGTGGCGGGACGTAAGGGCTAG
- a CDS encoding nitroreductase: protein MDAAVKQEDRIGALEELLNERYSVRAFLPREVPREVIEHILSVAQRTASWCNSQPWQVLIASGEAKERFRKAIYAEAASGAKDDHDFTPPREYVGVYLERRRESGFQLYNTLGIARGDKAAYGKQALENYNFFGAPHVAVIHTNEPLGIYGAIDCGGYVSNFMLAAQALGLGTIPQAALARHSGLIRRHFNLAEDRRIVCGISFGYADNAHKVNSYRTSRATVADTVTFVDV, encoded by the coding sequence ATGGACGCCGCAGTAAAGCAAGAAGACCGCATCGGCGCGCTCGAGGAGCTGCTCAACGAGCGCTACTCGGTGCGCGCGTTCCTGCCGCGGGAAGTGCCGCGCGAGGTCATCGAACATATCCTCAGCGTCGCGCAGCGCACCGCGTCCTGGTGCAACAGCCAGCCCTGGCAGGTGTTGATCGCGAGCGGCGAGGCCAAGGAGCGCTTCCGCAAGGCGATCTACGCCGAGGCTGCATCGGGCGCCAAGGATGATCACGACTTCACGCCGCCGCGCGAATATGTCGGGGTCTATCTGGAACGCCGTCGTGAAAGCGGCTTCCAGCTCTACAACACGCTCGGCATCGCGCGCGGCGACAAGGCCGCCTATGGGAAGCAGGCGCTGGAGAACTACAATTTCTTCGGCGCGCCGCATGTCGCCGTGATTCACACCAACGAGCCGCTCGGCATCTATGGCGCGATCGATTGTGGCGGTTATGTCTCGAACTTCATGCTGGCCGCGCAGGCGCTCGGGCTCGGTACCATCCCGCAGGCCGCGCTCGCCCGCCATTCCGGGCTGATCCGCCGCCATTTCAACCTGGCCGAGGACCGCCGGATCGTCTGCGGTATCTCGTTCGGCTATGCCGACAATGCCCACAAGGTGAACAGCTACCGCACGTCGCGCGCAACTGTGGCGGACACCGTCACATTCGTGGATGTATAA